The DNA region agcggtgcctagTTCCTGGCaactttgccacaaacaagcccacaggaatgacccaggtgcacatcacctgcctgcACGGGATGCCACCAGCACCTGAGCTGAGTCTTGTGCCTGCGATGACGTCTTTCTTCCCCAGAAAGCCAAgggactctcattctggaaattacagaagccttcctatggggaagcacgtggcatgagccaggaaatgaaaaggcagcagcacaggaaaccaggacacagcccatgccattagctgagacGCTTTGCGtttgacgtgaacttgtcagaaaattattacttccccagaggctgcctctgggcctgaggcagtgcaggactactataaaaggcagcccaactctcAGCTCTCTCATCTGCTTCTCTCGCCTCCTTCTCATAGGGAATCAGGTGAGTGTGAagcctcttctcctcctgctccaagatcaggtctttccccaatgtctgtctcagctgacaggggttgtcccagccctgggctgggagctgtgtcTCATGgtagagggaagggcagagaacgtCTTCCACTGGGAGAGCCTGGCACTTAGCTGCAGTGACTCTTCTgctttcagctggacagcctgtgctgggcaaGTAGGGACCTTGGCTTCCCCATGGTCAggcgcagtgctgctgctcatgtgtccctgttttctgcttccccctgccctctctcacaggtgcccctccagcccagagacatgtcctgctgcaacccgtgcctgccatgccagccctgcggcccaaccccgctggccaacagctgcaatgagccctgtttcaggcagtgccagagctccaccgtcgtcatcgagccctcccccgtggtggtgaccctgcccggacccatcctcagctccttcccgcagaacaccgttgtgggatcctccacctccgccgctgctggcagcatcctcagctctcagggagtgcccatctcctccggaggctttgacctctcctgcattaccagccgctactgtggcagcagatgtcagCCCTGCTAAAGCTGCAGGAGATGTCCCCGGGCACGAAactccaagacctcagaacatggtgcttgacagaagatagagctttggggcattgcatttagagctttgggccattcttctgcttctgcttcttcttctactctgctctctctctccttcctatgCTGTCGCTGTCTCCCAGTGCCAGCCTGGCGGGGACGTGTTCGCCGCCCCCCCGTTGCAGGGGAAGCAGACGGAACCCCTGCAgaagctccagcacatctcagTGCCTGCCTCTGGCGCTCCCTGTGAGCcacctcctcttcattttcagactcattaaagttgtgCTGCATCCAAGCCCGGGCCTCcgagtcctcctttcttctgaggcaagtcttctag from Opisthocomus hoazin isolate bOpiHoa1 chromosome 26, bOpiHoa1.hap1, whole genome shotgun sequence includes:
- the LOC142364394 gene encoding feather keratin Cos1-1/Cos1-3/Cos2-1-like; translation: MSCCNPCLPCQPCGPTPLANSCNEPCFRQCQSSTVVIEPSPVVVTLPGPILSSFPQNTVVGSSTSAAAGSILSSQGVPISSGGFDLSCITSRYCGSRCQPC